Proteins encoded within one genomic window of Bombus pyrosoma isolate SC7728 linkage group LG13, ASM1482585v1, whole genome shotgun sequence:
- the LOC122574122 gene encoding histidine triad nucleotide-binding protein 1 — translation MRLLLNLAVNSCKRLPYFNANLSHHTPCWRKMATEVEKAQTAAPSEDTIFGKILRKEIPCNFIYEDDQCVAFHDINGQAPVHFLVIPRKPIPQLSTAEDGDEALLGHLMIVARKVAKQQGLDDGFRLVINDGKHGAQSVYHLHLHVLGGRQMKWPPG, via the exons ATGAGACTGCTTTTAAATCTCGCTGTAAATTCATGTAAACGTCTACCATATTTCAATGCAAATCTATCACATCACACTCCATGCTGGAGAAAAATGGCGACCGAAGTTGAAAAAGCTCAAACTGCAGCTCCCTCAGAAGATACTATTTTCGGGAAGATACTGCGTAAAGAAATAccttgtaatttcatttacgaGGATGATCAG TGCGTTGCATTTCATGACATTAACGGCCAAGCACCGGTGCATTTCCTGGTAATTCCACGAAAACCAATTCCACAACTTTCAACTGCCGAAGACGGGGACGAAGCTTTGCTGGGTCATTTAATGATAGTTGCTCGTAAGGTAGCGAAGCAACAAGGTCTCGATGACGGATTTCGTTTAGTCATCAACGATGGCAAGCATGGTGCACAATCGGTCTATCATTTGCATCTACATGTTCTTGGTGGTCGTCAAATGAAGTGGCCGCCTGGTTAA
- the LOC122574117 gene encoding cyclin-dependent kinase 4-like: protein MAGTSRRPSSELGPDLSSPTPPKKSKFSEASIEGTSEKEHDSSTKKLESVEKLTSTSSLPKNTIELIPGSESETNPFQISEESLDSTKQLIQTNLEGPANVTAGSSKEGQFGSFETIIQMKYSGQEELSGSSSKRSESDSDVQIQTSLLGEDASYQELSLIGNGAYGTVYKAKDLNTGQVVALKKVRVPLTADGLPTSTLREIATLKQLERFEHPHIVRLLDVCQGNYLHLPSADGVSERLDRGLTLWLVFEHVERDLASYMSSCSESGIPSHLLKQMSQEILKGVEFLHSHRIIHRDLKPQNLLVSREGRIKIADFGLAKTYDFEMRLTSVVVTQWYRAPEVLLGCSYATAVDIWSVGCILAELSILEPLFPGTSEGDQLDRIFRTIGTPAYEEWPENVSLSWTAFPYRVPKPLESIIPDLNEHGLDLIKSMLMFDPHRRLTAAQALRHRYFAEDDS from the exons ATGGCTGGAACATCTCGACGTCCGAGCTCAGAGCTCGGACCTGATCTGTCGTCTCCAACACCACCGAAGAAGTCCAAGTTCTCCGAGGCTTCGATCGAGGGAACATCCGAGAAGGAGCATGACTCGAGCACGAAAAAATTGGAGAGCGTGGAGAAATTGACGAGTACGAGTTCCTTGCCCAAGAACACGATCGAATTGATACCAGGCAGCGAGTCGGAGACGAATCCTTTCCAGATCAGCGAGGAATCTTTGGACAGCACTAAGCAACTGATCCAAACTAACTTGGAGGGGCCAGCGAACGTGACGGCTGGCTCCTCGAAGGAAGGACAGTTTGGTAGCTTTGAAACGATCATACAAATGAAGTACAGTGGTCAGGAAGAACTATCTGGTAGCTCTAGCAAGAGGTCAGAGTCGGATAGCGATGTACAAATTCAGACTTCCTTACTCGGCGAGGATGCATCGTATCAGGAATTGTCTTTGATCGGCAACGGAGCTTACGGTACCGTTTACAAGGCCAAAGACTTGAATACAGGACAAGTCGTAGCGCTAAAAAAAGTTAGGGTGCCGCTGACAGCAGATGGACTACCCACGTCTACGTTAAGAGAAATAGCTACCTTGAAACAGCTCGAAAGATTCGAGCATCCTCACATT GTAAGACTGTTGGACGTGTGTCAAGGGAATTATCTACACTTGCCTTCCGCCGATGGGGTGTCGGAGAGGCTAGATCGAGGGTTGACTTTATGGTTGGTGTTCGAACACGTAGAAAGGGATTTAGCGTCTTACATGTCCTCCTGCTCAGAGTCAGGTATCCCGTCTCATCTGCTGAAACAAATGTCGCAGGAGATACTGAAAGGAGTCGAATTTTTACACAGTCACAGGATCATTCACAGGGATTTGAAACCACAAAATCTATTGGTATCCCGAGAGGGGAGAATAAAAATCGCAGATTTTGGATTGGCGAAAACGTACGACTTTGAAATGAGATTGACTTCTGTG GTCGTGACGCAGTGGTATCGCGCCCCGGAAGTCCTCCTGGGCTGCTCTTATGCCACCGCTGTTGACATTTGGTCTGTAGGATGCATATTAGCAGAATTGAGTATACTTGAACCTCTTTTCCCAGGTACAAGCGAAGGCGATCAACTCGATAGGATTTTCCG AACAATTGGAACTCCGGCGTATGAAGAATGGCCAGAAAATGTGTCCCTTAGTTGGACAGCTTTCCCTTATAGGGTACCGAAACCTCTTGAGTCAATAATACCTGATCTCAATGAACACGgattagatttaattaaaagtatgcTTATGTTTGATCCTCATAGACGATTAACTGCAGCTCAGGCTCTCAGACATCGGTATTTCGCTGAAGACGACTCGTGA